The region CGGGTAACTTCGGGAGTTTGGTCGCCGGACTATCGGGTAACTTCGGGGAAAAGTATCGGGTAACTTCGGGGAAAGTGTCGGGTAACTTCGGGGAAAAACAGAAAAAAAGCCGTCCTGGACGATGGGCCGTGCGCTCCTATGATGATGTCATCAATCTTTTAGAGTCTTTAAGAAGAAACAACATCAATCAGCGGTCGCCGGTTCGCCAAGAGCAGGATTGTCGCTGGCCCTCACCAGGGAAACCGTCATGCACCTATCCCGCCTGCCAGTCTCCGACCGGCCTCTTTCCCCTGGATGTCGCCTCAGAGGTGGTCACGCTCGCGTCCGGTCTCACCTCCGTGTTGCCTCCTTCGGTGCAGGTGACTTTTCATCGGCCGCCGCCTGCCCTGTATCCGTGGTGGGGGAGGGGCCGTCGCAGCCCCCCTTGCTGGCCCGGGCAGGTTCCCTCAGCCTCGTCGTGGCCCCGGGCGTGAGCGACGCAGAGTACCGCTGCTGCTCACCGCTCACCCGGGGCATCTGGGACTCCGGCGCGTCGACAGCGAGGAGGCCCTTGCCCAAGTGCTGCGTCAGGCCTGAGTCTGACCATGTTCGCAAACTTACTTAAGAATATGCGCTCAGCCTAAGTGGGTGACTTTGCTTCTGCCGCTCCCGTTTTTAAATTGGGAGGTGTACCTCGCCTTGCCCTTCTTCTTTCGCTTTGGCCTAGGCTGAGGCGTGCTGTTTGTTTGAAGGAGGGAGAGGGTGCTTAAGCGCATATTCCTAGATAGGTATTACACTGCGGTGTGATGAAGACGGCAGAGCAAGCCAAGGTCTTGACGGCCCTGTTCCGCGATCCCCGCACGCCGCCTGCGGAAAGGCCGCTGCTGATCGCCCGGCACCTCGGCCTGGTGGGGGACTCGCTGACCAAGCAGGACATCGCCTTTCTCTCCAACCTGCGACCCTTTTTCGAACACGCCGAGGAAACGGGAACCGACCTGCTCCACCCGCCCGAGGACTTTCACGGCTGGCTGGCGGTGCCGCTGACCCTGTCGCGCAAGGCTGGAGTGTCCCGGATCAGCAACAACACCTACAACGCCCGCGCGACTGCGCTCTCCCGCCTCTACGCGGCCCTGCGTCAGCAGGGGGCCGTCCGGTACAACCCGGTCCATGACCTGCCCCGCCGGAAGCCGGAGCAGTCGGGGACCAAGCTCCCCGGTGCCGGGGAACTCCAGGTCCTGCGGGACGCCTTGGGGCGCAAAAGGGAGCCTCACACCCTGGCCCTGTTCCTGCTGATCTACCGCCTGGGTTTCACCGCGCAGGCCGTCTTCGAGTTGCGCTGGGACGCGCTGGACCTGACGGCAGGTACCGTGCGCCGCGGCGAGGTACTCAGCCGCCTGCCCGCCGACATGCGTGGGGTCCTGCTGCGGCTGCGGACCCCCGACCCCCTGCTGGTCGATCCGACCGTCCGGCCCCGGCGAGGCGGGGAAAGCCCGAACCGGCAGGACCACGTGTTTCCCGGCCTGCACGAGGTGGACGAGGTGCGGGAGTTCCTGTGGCAGGCCACGGGATTCGGGAGGGGGACCGCCGGAGGCGCCGTCGTGCCGTCGACCCTGCGGCTCGCGGGCCTGCGCGACGCTCAGCTCGAAGGGGACCTCGGCGAGCAGGCCCGGCAGTTCGGGTACCGCGACGTGGTCGCCTTCCACAAGGCCCGGGAGAATGCCCGCGCCCGCCAG is a window of Deinococcus terrestris DNA encoding:
- a CDS encoding recombinase XerD, with the protein product MKTAEQAKVLTALFRDPRTPPAERPLLIARHLGLVGDSLTKQDIAFLSNLRPFFEHAEETGTDLLHPPEDFHGWLAVPLTLSRKAGVSRISNNTYNARATALSRLYAALRQQGAVRYNPVHDLPRRKPEQSGTKLPGAGELQVLRDALGRKREPHTLALFLLIYRLGFTAQAVFELRWDALDLTAGTVRRGEVLSRLPADMRGVLLRLRTPDPLLVDPTVRPRRGGESPNRQDHVFPGLHEVDEVREFLWQATGFGRGTAGGAVVPSTLRLAGLRDAQLEGDLGEQARQFGYRDVVAFHKARENARARQSRLT